Part of the Halobaculum halobium genome, CGACGGTACCGTCCTCGTAGGTCAGCGTTACCGACGCCACGCGCGAAGGTGGACGGTCGCGGTGATAAGTCCGCCGTCACCGCGAGCCGCGTTCGCCGGCGGCGCGGGATGCTCTCCCCGCCGTCGGCGACGATCGGACGGTATCCGACAACAACTCGACAGCAGTTCCGCACGTCCGTTTTTCACCGACGACCGGATACCGGGGGGACGGGGCCGGTCGCCGGACGCGCCCGGTGGCACCCCGACTCGACCCATGACCGGACTATCGCGATCGTCTGCGACGTTCGTGTTGGTGCTCGTCGCCGTCGGCGTCGTCACCGCGAGCGTCGGACCCGTGGCCCATGCGCGGGCCACGGCGGCCGACGCCGTCGTTGCCGACGGTGCGATCGTGCCGACCGAGGCGGTAGACGGCTTCGAGACCGTCCCCGTCGGAGCCAACGCAGGCGACGTGAGAACCGTCGCGACGACGGCCGAACGGCCGGTCGCGGACGCCCCGCCGGTGCTCGTTCCGGTTGTCGCAGCGAGCCGCCTGGGCGACCCTGACTCCGACACCCTCGATCACGAGACGCGGCGCGGTATCCACGAGACGGTCACCGCGACGCCGGGGATTCACCTCGCCGGCGTCGCGGACGCCGTCGGCGAGCCGATCTCGACGGTTCGCTACCACAGCCGCGTCCTCGAGCGAGCGGACGTGATAGAGACGGAGAAGATTCGGGGCAAGAAGTGCGTGTTTCCCGCCCTCGACGGGGATCGCGATCGGACGCTCCAGGCCGCACTCGCGACCGATCCCAGTCGGAGCGTCCTGCGTTCGGTGCGGGACCACGAGCCGACGACGGTGAGCGAGTTGGCGGAGCACCTCGATCGCGCACGAAGCACCGTCTGTCACCACCTCGGTCGGCTGTCAGACGACGGGTTCGTCACGCGCGACCGAGACGGCGAACGGGTCGCGACGACCCTGACGGAGACGGTCCGGGACGCGCTCCGGGACCGTCGCTGACCCTTTCGACGGGTCCGTCAGAACCACTTTTTCCAGGGACGGCGTCTCCACATGCGTGACAGAGACAACACGTGCTCCGGCGAACGAGGGCGAAAACATCCTCGCGTTGGTAAATCATCGGCGGAGGCGAGCGGTACTCCGATACCTCTGGGGGCGAAGCGACCCCGTCGAGGTCGAACGACTGGCGACCGCGGTCGCGTCGATGGAGGCGGTCGACACGGCCGAGGAACCGGACGCGGACCGGTCGGGTTCGGGGGCGGTCGACTCGGCCGGCGGCCGGCCGAGCGTCGAACGCGTGTCGATCAGGCTCGTCCACGTCCACCTCCCGAAGCTGGCGGAGACGGGAGTGGTGGAGTACGATCACGACGCCAGCACGGTCGAGTTCAACGGCGTTTCGTCGTGCGAGGTCGACTCGCTCAGGCGTATCGAGCGGATCGCGGGCGAACTCGCCGGGGCGGCAGACTCGACCCGAGCCAGTTGATGACCAACTCAGAAAAAGACGGGAGGTGCCCAACGCAGGACTCCGGAGACACCGGGTCCGCCGGGAACGGGGACGACGCCGAGGACTCCCGGGGCGTCGGGACGGCCGAACAGCTCGAGGGAGTCCACGCGGACGACGTGTTACTTCGGTATCTCCCCGGGGACGACAGCTACGCCGCCGGGTTCGACCCCGCGGCGGTGCCCCCGAGCTATCTCGTCCCGGTCGCCGTCGCGGCACTGCGGGGAGTGGCGGTGGACGCGCTCCCGCCGCTGCACTACTCGCTCGATCCGACCGCGCTCGACCGCCTGTGCCACAACGACGACGCGTCGGTGACGTTCGTCTACGCTGACTACCAGATCGCGGTCGAAAGCGCCGGCGAACTCCGAGTTCGAACGCAGACCGCGTGACCCGACAGTCGAGAGAACTCCTCTCTCAGGACTGCGACGACGACTCCGAGGAGGGCCCCGACGAACGAGCCGTCGGCCGCGGCCGTCTCGCG contains:
- a CDS encoding winged helix-turn-helix transcriptional regulator — its product is MTGLSRSSATFVLVLVAVGVVTASVGPVAHARATAADAVVADGAIVPTEAVDGFETVPVGANAGDVRTVATTAERPVADAPPVLVPVVAASRLGDPDSDTLDHETRRGIHETVTATPGIHLAGVADAVGEPISTVRYHSRVLERADVIETEKIRGKKCVFPALDGDRDRTLQAALATDPSRSVLRSVRDHEPTTVSELAEHLDRARSTVCHHLGRLSDDGFVTRDRDGERVATTLTETVRDALRDRR
- a CDS encoding DUF7344 domain-containing protein, translating into MTETTRAPANEGENILALVNHRRRRAVLRYLWGRSDPVEVERLATAVASMEAVDTAEEPDADRSGSGAVDSAGGRPSVERVSIRLVHVHLPKLAETGVVEYDHDASTVEFNGVSSCEVDSLRRIERIAGELAGAADSTRAS
- a CDS encoding HalOD1 output domain-containing protein, which encodes MTNSEKDGRCPTQDSGDTGSAGNGDDAEDSRGVGTAEQLEGVHADDVLLRYLPGDDSYAAGFDPAAVPPSYLVPVAVAALRGVAVDALPPLHYSLDPTALDRLCHNDDASVTFVYADYQIAVESAGELRVRTQTA